The Cellulophaga sp. RHA19 genome includes the window CATTACCAAGTGTAATATTTATTGTATCATTAAAATCTGGTATTACAGTACCATTAGCATCTACTGCTGCTATGTAAACAAACAAAACATCGTTTACATTTGCAGTAGCTGGTTTACCACTTTCATCTACCCAAATTTTTAATTTTGTAGCTTTTTCTGGAGTTGATACTTTATCTTCTGCTACTTGTTTACCGTTAATAAAACCTTTAGCTACTAAAGTGCCTGCTGTAAAAGATCCTAATTTAAAAGTAAATGGCGGATGTGTCAATTTTGTTGAAATAGCATCTTCATCTGGTTTTTGAGTAGCTATTAACTCATCATTTAAAAACAGCTTCACTTCATCTACATTAGAAAATATTTTTACGTCTGTAGGCGAACTTTTATTCCAGTATGTAGCTATTTTTAATACCTTTTTCTGATTAAAGTTTTGTTGACTTTGATAAAAGTAATATGCAAACTTTGGCAATCTAAAGATATCCATAATACCTGAAGCTTCAATATCATTATGATACCCACGGTTATAGTCATACATTACCCAATAACTGTCTGAGTATGCAGGAGTATTTAAATTATCATTATGAGATTCTTGTACGTTATAAGCTTGTTGCAACAGCCTAATTTCGCCATCTGCTCTTAACTGTCTACTACTCTTTTCTAGCCTAATATCTTTTGGTAATTTATGCTGATTTAAGCCTGCGTTGTTAGAGTAATACTCCCAATCTCCGTATTCAGACACAGAGTACGGTTTATCTTTTAGTTCATGCGGATGTAAAATTCTGTGTTGGCGCGCTTGCAAATAAATATCATACACATCATCCATCCAACCACAAGAATATACATTGTCTCCAGGGTATTCCGCATGTACAATTTCATTTAACTTTTCCATAAAAAAGATAGGCATTTTAGTTTCGTTTAAAGATACTTCCCAAGCTAAAACAGATGGCCTGTTCCTGTCTCTACGTATTAATTGGGTTGCAGAACGGTAACAATATGCCCTAAACTCATCGGTATCATTATAATATTGCCAACCCATAATAGCATCTATAACTACCAAACCTAACTCATCACAAGCATCTAAAAAAGCTGGTGATTGTGGATAGTGTGATAACCTTATATAATTAAAACCTGCATCTTTTATTTTTTTAGCATCGCGGTACTGTGCATTATCAGACAGGGCATAACCAATAAAGGGATATTCTTGGTGTCTATTTACTCCACGTAAAAATGTTTTTTCACCATTAACATACAATTGGTTTTCTTTAAATTCAAAAACACGAATACCAAACTTCGTTTTTTCTAAATCTACTGTTTTGCCATCTATTTGTATTTTGGTTTCTAATACGTACAAATTAGGGCTGTCTGGCGACCACAAATCAGGATTATCTAAATGTAAATCTACAATATGATCTGTGTTTTTATTAGCTGCAATTACTATTTCTTTTGATGTGTATTCCTTTACAACCTTTCCTTTTTTAAGTATATTTTGTACTACAGTAATACTTTGTTCCTCTTTACTATCATTAGCAACATTTGTTTTAATTTTTACCACAGAAGAAGATGTACTAACTTTTGGGTAGGTTATAAAAATACCACCACCAGCAACTTTGTTAGCCAATACAGCATTAGAAATATGTACATTTTCTTTAACAGATAACTTTGCGTTTCTATAAAGACCACCATACATATTAAAGTCTAACCTTTTTAAAGGCTTTGGACCTGTAATGTCATTATCTGTATTATCTAGCCTAATAGCAATAGAATTTTTTCCTGCTTTTATGTAGTTTGATAAATCTAAAATTACTGGTAAATAACCGCCATGATGTTCTGAAACTAATTTTTCGTTTACCCAAATTTTTGAAAAATTCATTGCAGCTTCTAATTCAAAAAACACCTTTTTATTAGCATCTTCCTTAGCAATTGTAATTGTTCTTCTGTACCAACAAATGCCTTGCCATTGGTTGTTAACAACTAGTGGCTCTAGATTTGCAGTATGTGGTAATTGCACGTCTTGCCAATCTTTGTCGTTAAAATTTGCTGTAAACAATTCTTTATCAGATGTTTTAGACTCGTCTACTATTTTAAATTTCCAATCCTTATTAAGGTTAATTGTTGTAGGCTCATCTTGGGCACAAGAGTGCAGTGCTAAACTTAATAATAAAATAAAAAAAGTATAAGCAGTTTTAAATTTTAGGTAATTCATTTTTAGTTATTCTTATTTTTTATGAGCCTTTTTTAAGTAAGCTTTATACTCTTTATTCATTTTTTTATGTCCTATTTCTTCGCCAGCAAGCATTTTTTTATACTCATCTGGTCTCTCCTTTTTAACCCAAGCAATTAACTCTGGTCCGTTTGTTATTACAGGGTTATAAATATCACTAACAGGTTTCATTTGCTCATCAAAAAGAATTGTTTGTGCTCTAAGCTTATCTAAAACATCTTTGTATTTTGGATCTTCTGCTAAGTTTACCAACTCATTAGGATCTTCTGTTAAATGGTATAGTTCTTCTTTGGGCTTTGTAGGCGCAAAAAATGGAGCTTGGTTCTCGTTTAACTTTCCTTCTTTATAAAGGGTACGCATTACGTGTACAGCTGGTCTATAAAACTCTAAATATGCTTGGTGTGCATCATAAGGCACCTCTGGCATATCATTACGTATGTAAGACCATTCTGTTGTGGTTACAGATCTAGATTTTTCCATTATTTCATCCCATAAATCCCTAGCCGCATAATTATATTCTCTATTAAAATCCTCACTAAAAATAGGTGTACCCGTCATATAAGTTGGCACTTTTATACCTGCAAAATCTACAATACTTGCAGTTATATCTGTTGCACTAACTACATCTTCTCTTACCTTATTTCCTTTAAACTTTGCTGGGTAATGTATTAGTAAAGGAATACGTAAACCAGGATCTTGTAAATACCCTTTACCACGAATATTGCAACGACCGTTATCACCTATAAAAATTACAATAGTATTATCTGCTAATCCTTTATCTTCTAATTCTTTAAACAACATTCCCACTTCATTATCCATATATTCTATTTGGTCTAGATATTTAGCCCAATCTAGTCTTACTGCAGGATGATCTGCCATATAAGGAGGCAGTGTAAGTGTTTCTGGGTTTACTGGGTGTTTAGATTCTTCTCTAATCTGGTCCCACCAATCTCCTCTGTGCGTAACTTGTAATTGTATTTGAGCAAAAAATGGCTGATCAGATTTTTCTATAGTATCATATTTATCAAACAAACCAAATTGAGTTTTTCCGTCCCACTCACCAATAGCTTCATGCTTAAAATTTACATCTATTTTTCTACCTTTATTTAAAACAGCGTGGTTACCTAAAATGGTTGTATACCCAGCATCTCTTAGTAACTTAGTAAAAGGTGTAAACTGAGCATCTAAAGGAACCTCCCTGTTGCTACGGTGATTATGCGTATTTGTTTTTAGTTGATGTGTACCCACCATCATAGCAGATCTACTAGGAGAACATATAGGGTTTGTAACAAAAGCATTGGTAAAAAGTACACCTTCTTTTGCCATTTTATCTAAAAACGGAGTTTTAACATCTGGCATACCATAACACGCTAAATCTGTGCTCATATCTTCTGCCATTATCCAAATAATATTTGGCTTTTTAGCTTCTGCAGGTGCTTCTACAGCTGCTACTTTTTTATCGGTTTTACCACCACAAGCCATTAACAATAAAGCTAAGGCTATACACCATAAAATTTCTTTTACTTTAATCATAGTTTTTAATTTTTAAATACGCCTCCAGAAAATGGATAATGCGCTATTGGCACACTTTGTTCTTTTAATATTTTGTTTGCTTTGGCAACTATTTCTGGGTGTTTAGCAGATATATCTTCTTTCTCAAACAAATCTGTTTCTAAATTATATAATTCTGTGTGATAATTATCTTTATAACGTACTGCTTTCCAATTACCAAACCTAGTAGCTTGTCTGTAGCCTTTTACAGACCTACCTTCTTGTATTTCCCAGTACAAAAAACTATGTTTTTCTTGTTCTTTACCTAAAAGTTCTGGTAAAAAAGAAATTCCGTCTGTTTTATTTGGCACTTTTGCCTTTGCTACTTCTGCCAAAGTTGGCATAACATCATAAAAAGTACTAGGATGATTACTTGTTGTTCCTCCCTTTATTTTTCCTTTCCAATAAGCAATCATTGGTACTCTTACACCACCTTCGTATACATCTCTTTTATAGCCATTAAGGTTTCCCGAACTATTAAAAAAAGTATAATCATGATGATTTTCATTGGTTGGTCCATTATCGCTAGAAAATACAATTAACGTATTTTCTAACTCGCCACTTTCTTTTAGTTTAGTAAACAAACGTTTTATTTGTGTATCTAACATTGTAATACGTGCTGCGTGTCTACGCTCTATCTCTGGCCACTCTTGTATTTTATCACTGTACAAATCATTTTTACTTAAAAAGAACTCGTGTGCGTGTGGCGTTCTGTAAGACATATATAAGAAAAATGGCTTACTAGCTTCCTTTTTATCTAAATATTCTAGTGCAAAATTAGTCCTAAACTCATCTAAACAACTGTAGTTATTGTAATTGTAAAAAATAGAATCTTGGTTGTTGTTTACCCAGTGTACGCGTTCATCAATCTCATTGCCTTTAGCATCTTCTCCCCACTGTTCTTGTACTGCATAGGTAAATCCTCTGCCTTTTGCCCAGGTAGATACATCTTCTGGTACTCCTAAATGCCATTTACCAATCATAGCTGTTTGGTAGCCAGATTGCTGTAACATTTCTCCTATTGTTTTTTCAGATTTTTTTAAAGGTACTCTATCGTATTTATTAGGATATTCGCCTTTATTACCACGAATACTAACGTGGCCTGTGTGTAAGCCTGTCATTAATACAGCTCTAGATGGTGAACATACAGATGTACCAGAATAAAAGTCTGTAAAACGCATACCTTCTGATGCTAAACTATCTAAAAACGGGGTTTTAATTACTTTTTGTCCGTAAGAACCTAGCTCACCATAGCCCATATCGTCTGCCAACAAAAATATAATGTTTGGTTTTTTAGTCTGAGGGGTTTCTTTAGGTTCTTTACCGGTTAAAGCAATGTCTTTTTTATCTTTAGAACCGCATGAAATACATATTGCAAGTATAAAGATTGATAAAATAAGGTTTTTCATAAATTTAATCTTCTATTTTGTATAAACAGGAACAGCTTCCTTTTCCCAATTTGCAAGGTCATTTTTAAGCTCTTCTTCTATTTGAAGACCTTTACCTATTAAATCATCTTGCTCGCTTATATCTTCAGCAACATTAAATAAATGGTACGTACCACTGTGGTATTTTATAAGTTTAAAGTCTCCTGCCATTACAGCTGCATACTGATCTTCATAACTTCTAAAAAAGTATAAATTTCTTTTTTCTAATGTTTTTCCTTTTAAAACTGGTAGTAAACTAACACCGTTAATCTGGTTGTCTTCACATTTTTTACCAGATGCAATTTCTATTAAAGTAGGGTAAATATCTATAGACTGCACAGGTACATTGGTCTCTGTATTGGCTTTAGTTACTCCTGGATAATTTATAAGTAATGGTACACGAGCACCACCTTCTCCTAACGTATTACCTCCTTTTTTACCACCACTTAAGGGTGCATTTGTATACGCGCCACCTTGGTCTGATAGTACAATGATTACTGTGTTATCTGCAATTCCTTTTTCTTCTAATGCTTTGCGTACACGACCAACAGACTCGTCCATAGCTTCTACCATAGCAGCGTGGTGTGCATATTTACCCTCTAAGCCTGCATCTTGGAATTTTTTTAGTAAATCTTTACGACCAATAGACGGGCCATGAACAGAGTAATACCAAAACGAAAGCATAAATGGTTTTTTATTATCATAATCTTTTATAAAATTAACAGCCCCATCTGTAAGTACATCTGTTAAATAATCTCCTTTTTTAACTCCCGACTTTAAAAAACCTCTTGGATCATCTTGTGGTTTAAAAAATGGATAATAGTAACTTTTTGGATGTCCGGAGTTTGTTGTACCATATTCTGCATCAAAACCTTGATCTTTTGGGTAACGTCCTGGATGACCCAAATGCCATTTACCAATAAACATATTATAATACCCTAATTCTTGTAAACGCTCTGCATAAGTTACCTCTTTTAAAGGCAAGTAGTTTCTAGAAGGCATTTGTACAGGATCTGTGGGCCATAAATTATACTCTGCGTCAGGATTATTTTTATCTAAAGAAATATGTCTTGGCATACCTAATCTAATTGCTTCTTTACCTGTTAGTAAAGACAACCTACTTGGACTACAAGTAGGTGTTGGTATATATGCTCTAGTAAAATCTAAACTTTCTTTTTTAAATTTATCTAAGTTAGGTGTAGTAAAGGTTTGGTTTCTATACCCAATGTCAGACCAACCATAATCGTCTACAAATAATAGTACAATGTTTGGCTTTTCAGTTTTTATTACTTCTTCTTTTACTGTTACCTCTACTGTTTGTGATGGTTTATTTTTACAAGATGTAAAAACCAATCCTGTAATGGTGACAGTAGCAAGTAGTAAGGTGTTTTTGTAAATGTTTGCTCTTTTCAAAATATAAAAATGTTTAGCGTAAATATCTCTAATATCATTAGAGCAAATGTGTCTAGTAGTTTACAATATGTATTTATAAGTAAATTAAACGCACATTACTAGTTAAAGCTACATACTTTTTACACAAAAAACCAGAACATATATATGTTCTGGTTTAATTAATTAAAACTAAATACTCATTTAAGAGCCATTATTAAAAACACATTCTTAATTAATTACATTGTTCGCTTGTTTTAGCTTGTTCATCTGTTACTATTACATAATCTTCTACAAAGCCAATACCTTCTACACTATTTTCATCTAAATTAACTGTATAATTTGGCGTGTTTACTATTGCACTTATAGATGGTCCGTTATAAGATTCTCCTTCAGCTACAATAGGATTCTCATTTATTAAACTTCTTAAATTACATGGCATATACTTATAATGTTTAGGCTTTAACTGAGCTTCTTTGTTACCGTAAGTAGCCTTAACATTACTAATTGTTACGTTGCTAAAAGTACCTTTTGTTAACCCTGGAGTTGAGTATTTTTTAGAAACAAAGCCACCCTCTAAACGTACAGCAAAGCCACAACTATTAGCTGTTATACCATTTACATATACTTTACCGTTATGCATAGCATGCGGAGAAACCATAACTGCTGCATTACCATTGGTACAAGAAATATTTTCTCCAAACATATCTTCTACTCCTCCTTTTTGTAAGTCGTTCATAAATGTCCAGCCAGTTTCTAACCTTAATGTTACACCACCAGTACCTTTAAGTTTTTTGTATAAAACATTTTTTGCTGCTTGTACTTGCACTAGACCATAACCGTAGTCAGAGTTTAATGTATTGGCATTTTTAACAACACCATTTCTAGGCCAAAAATATTTGTCATTAAACTTTGTAATTCCCATAGTAACAGAGGAGAACTTGGTTAACTTATCTAATATTTTAAAGTCTGATATTGAAAAATTATCTACATTATTAAAGTTAAACACGGCAACATTTGGATTGTTAGCCTTGGTTAAATCTACAATAAATTTATTTGAAGATGCACTACTAAAACTAACGTTTTTAATTACATCAGATTCTTTACCAAAGGTAAACATTGCGTAGTTTTTATCTGTATTAGGCCTAATAGATGGTCTAATTACAGCTTCGTCACTTACAATAATATGTACATTAGATTTTAGTTTTACATTAGATACAGAATAATTACCTTTTGGTATTAGTAGTTTGCCACCTCCTTTAGCTGAAACATCATCAATTGCTTTTTGAAATTTTTGACTATCATCTGTACTAAAAATTTTGTCTACTCCGTAATCTGTAACTAAATCTTTTGTTACTGTATAACTAGTTGGTGGTGTGTAAAAATCTTTTTCTTTAAGCAATAAAACTTTTACACTAGTGCCCTCATCTAAAAGAGCACTAGAATTATCTAATGATACAGGGTCTTGTAAATCATCATTTGAACAAGAAATAAAACCTGCTGCTAATAGCCCTAAAAAAATACTTTTAACTCTTAAATTATTAAATTTAGGAGCTTGGTAGTATACCCAACTGTTTAAATTGTTTTTCATCATAGTAAAAAAATTAAAGTTGTTATTTATTTGTACTACAAATCTACCTATAACATTTAGTAGGATTGTACTTACAAATAAATAAAATGTATTTACCAGTAAATCAACAAAAAAGACCCTTGTCCATGTCCTTATCAATAAAAAAACTAATTTATTTTTAGCTACATACAGGCAGTATTAACTTATTATATTTGACCTCATAGTACATAACCAATACTATTTTTTTAATTGATACTACAACCAAATAGTCTATGCCTAAAAGAGGATTTTTTACCACAATTAGTTATATTTTTATTCTTTTTCTTTCTTTTACAACTGCTTTTTCACAATCTAAAAGTGGTATTACAGGTAAAGTTACAGAAGAAAACAACCAGCCTATAGAAGCTGCAACAGTCACGCTACTAAACCCAACAGATTCTACTTATGTAGATTATACTATTACAAATAGTACTGGTTATTTTAATTTAGATAAAGCAAAGGAAGGAAACTACATTTTACAAATTTCATTTATGGGGTTTGAGTCTTTTTCTAAAAACATTAATTTTAAAACTAGCTTGTTAGACCTTAACACAATTGTACTTAAGGAAGATTCATTTGCTTTAGACGGAATAACATTAACTGCTGTTGTACCTATACAAATAAAACAAGACACTATAGCTTACAACGCAAACTCGTTTAAAACAAATCCTGATGATAATTTAGAAGAATTACTAACCAAACTACCTGGATTAGAAATTGATGCTGATGGAAATATTAACGCTCAAGGTAATGAGGTTGCTAAAATAATGGTAGATGGTAAAGAATTTTTTGGTGGTGACCCATCTATTGTTTTAAAAAATTTATCTGCAGATGCAATAGCCAATATAGAAATTATAGATAAAAAAAGTGATGAGTCTGAACTTACAGGTGTAGATGATGGCAACAAACAAATGGTAATAAACTTTACTCTTAAAAAAACAAAAAAGAATAATGGTTTTGGCAAAGTATCTGCAGGTATGGGGTTAGATAGTAAGTATTTTAGCAACCTTAACTACAATAAGTTTACATCTAAAACTCAGTTTTCTGTAATTGGGAAATTAAACAACATAAACATTACTGGTTCTAATATACAAGGCTTTTTAAAAAATGCAAATGGTATTGCAGACGACTCTGATGATGATGACCAAACCAATCAAAAAAACAAAAGCTTAAGCGGATACTTAAAAACAGGTGTTGCAGGTATAAATATTGGTCACGAGTTTAAAGATAAAGAATCTTTAAATATAGATTTTTTTTACAATTTGTCTGACAATGAAGGTGTCTCTAAAACTAAACGAATAAATTTTTCTAACAACTCTAATTTTGATTTTAGAACAGAGAACACTTTTAATAACAGCTCTAATAACTACAATCTAAATTTTGATTATAAAAACAAGTCTAACAAAAACAATAGCTTGTTAATTAAAGGAAAGTTTACCAAGGATAATGTTGATTACATAACCAATAGAGATGGTTTTTATTTTAATGAATTAAATGAATTGGCTACCTCTAATATAGCAGCATCTAATAATAAAAGAGATAAAAGCATTGGAGACGTTACTATTAATTTTTACCAACGTTTAGCAAAACTTGGACGTAGTTTTAATGTTGGTTTAAAAACAACAGCAAACAACTCTAACAGGTTAAATAACCAAACAACACTAATTACAAGAAGACAAAACACAGATAACCCTACCTCTAGTACTATTAATGCAATTAGAGATGAAGAGTTTTTAACCACTATGGTAAACCTCAACTTTAAATATACAGAGCCCTTAGGCAACAACCATTATGCAAAATTAGAGACTTATTTAAGAAACAGAACAAATAACGAAGATGTTCATCAGGCTAAAACTACAATAGGTACAACCACTAAAGATGAGTTACTTGCCTACAAATACAAGCATATAGAAAATAGTGCACAAACAAGACTTGTACATAGCTACAGTCCTGGTAAACTAAATACCTATGCTGCTATAGAATTACAAGAACTTGGCAGAACATTTGGCGTATTAACAGAAACAAACATTGTCTCTAACAAACTGTATGTTAATCCTATGGCAAATATTGTTTACAAGCCTGTTAGAGGTCAAAAATATAGACTTAATTACAAAAAATTTGTGCGCAACCCTAATAGTTTTCAAAGCTCTACGGTTATTAATGATATAAACCCATATAACATTAGAAAAGGAAACCCTGATTTAAATGCAGAAAAAACAAATGCATTTACCATAAATACTGTAGTGCATAACTTTAAATCTGACTTAAGTTTTAATACCAGGTTTGATTATCAAAATACAACAGATGCAATTATTAGAAGCGTTACCATAGATGATGATTATGTAAAAACTATTAGTTACCAAAATAGTGGTAAAAAAGAACGTTTTAGTAATAGTTTAAGCTTTGGTCAAAAACTAAAAGATATTGGACTTAGGTATACTTTTAAAAACAAAAACACCTACACCAGCGTAAATTCTATTGTTAACTTACAAACCAACAAAGTAAAGTCTACAGATATTATGCTTAGCTTACTTTTAGAAAATAGTAATAAAAGTACTTTAGACGTTAAAGCAGGTGCAACATACAGTACAAACAACACCACTTTTTCTATAGAAAACAACTTAGACCGTAAATATACTAAGCAACAATATTTTGTAATGTTTGATAAGGACTTTACTAAAAAACTAAGCTTTAATACACAGTTAGATTATCTTGTTTTTGTTGATGATAAATTTGAGTCTAACCAAAAACTACCGTTATGGAATGCCACAGTTTCTTACGCCCTAAATAAAAACAGAAGTAATTTATTAAAATTGGTTTTGATAGATTTATTAGATAAAAATATAAATATAGCAAGAAGAAGTACCATAAATTATTTTGAAGAAACAGAATCTGAAAGTCTAGGTCGTTATGTTATTTTAAGTTTTACTCATAAATTAAAAGGAACAAAAAAGAAGACTAAATAACAAGTATCTAGCCTTCATTTTAAACTTAAAACAAACAATAATCTTATAATTGTTTTGCTACTTTTAGCAGCAAATCTTTTGTTTTTTGCACACCTTCTTCTTCAGATAGTAAAGTTCCCTCATATTCTATACCAACAAAACCAGTATATCCTGACTCTTTAACAAGTTTCATTATTTTATAAAAATCTATATCAGCCTCTGCACCATCAGCAGAAAAATTTCTACTTTTAGCACTTACACCTTTTGCAAAGGGCAATAACTCTTTCATCCCTTTATACATATCATAAGACGATAAACAATTTTTATCTTTATCTTTTTCTATACAGAAATTACCAAAATCTGGTAACGTTCCGCAGTTAGCCAAACCTACTTGCTTTATTACATTAGAGAGCCATACACCGTCTGATGAAAAACCTCCGTGATTTTCTACAACCACATTTATATTAGAACCTTTGGCAAAACCTGCTAATGTTGCTAAAGAAGCTGCCGAGGCTTTTGCAGCATCACTTTTATCTGTTCCGCCCCTTAAGTCTACTCGTACCGTTTTACAACCTAAAAAATGAGCCGCATCAATCCATTTGTAATGCTTTTCTATAGATTTTAAACGCTCTTTTGTATCTAAATGAGCCAAACCACCTTCGCCACCTATCATTATTAAAACATTTTCTACACCAGCATCTGCTGCTCTAGAATTCATTTGCTTTAAGTACTCTTTATCTTTTGCTTTAGTTTTAAATAAGTTAGATACGTACTCTACACCTGTACAACCAAAACTTTGCGCTTTGGCAGCAAAATCTAAATGATCCATTTCTCCTGATTTTATAGCTCGGTGAAAAGACCATTCTGCTAAAGACAATTTAAAAAATAAGTCAGATTCTGTTTTGGTAAAAGGCATTCCTAACATAGTATTAGGCAATAAACTACCCAAGGTAAGCAAAGCTCCTGTTTGTGCAGATTTCTGTAAAAAGTTTCTTCTCTTCATTTTATTCTGTTTTTACTTAAAGCTATCTACTTTTTTGTAAGCTTCTATTACTGCTTTTTCACCTTCTTTTCCTGGTTTAGAATTACGGTGTTCCATACCTAGAATGCCGTTGTACTTTTTATCGTTTATAAACTTAAGCACATTAATGTAATTTATTTCTCCTGTAGTGGGCTCATTACGCCCAGGATTATCTCCTATTTGTATGTATGCAATCTCATCCCAACAGGCTTCCATATTAGGTATTAAATTACCTTCTTGTATTTGTTGATGATATATGTCAAACAAAATTTTACAAGACGGAGAGTCTACAGCTTTACAAATATTATATGCCTGCGGAGAATCTGTTAAAAACGCTCCTGGGTGATTATAAAAATTTAATGGCTCTAAAACCATTGTTAAATTATGAGGTTCAAAAATAGCAGACGCACGTTTTAAGGTCTCTACCACATTTGCTGTTTGGTAATCACCTCTTATTTTTTTTGCAATGTTACCAGGAACCACTGTCATCCACTTGGCATTTACTCTTTTTGCTACTTCTACAGACTCTTTACAATGTTTTAAAAAAGCTTCTTGTGCATTTTTATCTCCAGAAGCTACATTACCTTCTTTTAAAAAAACAGCTACAAAAACACCCATTTCTAAACCTCTTTTCTGCATTGTACGTGCCATTTTCTCT containing:
- a CDS encoding glycoside hydrolase family 2 protein, yielding MNYLKFKTAYTFFILLLSLALHSCAQDEPTTINLNKDWKFKIVDESKTSDKELFTANFNDKDWQDVQLPHTANLEPLVVNNQWQGICWYRRTITIAKEDANKKVFFELEAAMNFSKIWVNEKLVSEHHGGYLPVILDLSNYIKAGKNSIAIRLDNTDNDITGPKPLKRLDFNMYGGLYRNAKLSVKENVHISNAVLANKVAGGGIFITYPKVSTSSSVVKIKTNVANDSKEEQSITVVQNILKKGKVVKEYTSKEIVIAANKNTDHIVDLHLDNPDLWSPDSPNLYVLETKIQIDGKTVDLEKTKFGIRVFEFKENQLYVNGEKTFLRGVNRHQEYPFIGYALSDNAQYRDAKKIKDAGFNYIRLSHYPQSPAFLDACDELGLVVIDAIMGWQYYNDTDEFRAYCYRSATQLIRRDRNRPSVLAWEVSLNETKMPIFFMEKLNEIVHAEYPGDNVYSCGWMDDVYDIYLQARQHRILHPHELKDKPYSVSEYGDWEYYSNNAGLNQHKLPKDIRLEKSSRQLRADGEIRLLQQAYNVQESHNDNLNTPAYSDSYWVMYDYNRGYHNDIEASGIMDIFRLPKFAYYFYQSQQNFNQKKVLKIATYWNKSSPTDVKIFSNVDEVKLFLNDELIATQKPDEDAISTKLTHPPFTFKLGSFTAGTLVAKGFINGKQVAEDKVSTPEKATKLKIWVDESGKPATANVNDVLFVYIAAVDANGTVIPDFNDTINITLGNGLEVLNDEAIKAEAGIATAVVKVGNVSGPVPVKATSTNLKGTYDFMIK
- a CDS encoding sulfatase family protein codes for the protein MIKVKEILWCIALALLLMACGGKTDKKVAAVEAPAEAKKPNIIWIMAEDMSTDLACYGMPDVKTPFLDKMAKEGVLFTNAFVTNPICSPSRSAMMVGTHQLKTNTHNHRSNREVPLDAQFTPFTKLLRDAGYTTILGNHAVLNKGRKIDVNFKHEAIGEWDGKTQFGLFDKYDTIEKSDQPFFAQIQLQVTHRGDWWDQIREESKHPVNPETLTLPPYMADHPAVRLDWAKYLDQIEYMDNEVGMLFKELEDKGLADNTIVIFIGDNGRCNIRGKGYLQDPGLRIPLLIHYPAKFKGNKVREDVVSATDITASIVDFAGIKVPTYMTGTPIFSEDFNREYNYAARDLWDEIMEKSRSVTTTEWSYIRNDMPEVPYDAHQAYLEFYRPAVHVMRTLYKEGKLNENQAPFFAPTKPKEELYHLTEDPNELVNLAEDPKYKDVLDKLRAQTILFDEQMKPVSDIYNPVITNGPELIAWVKKERPDEYKKMLAGEEIGHKKMNKEYKAYLKKAHKK
- a CDS encoding arylsulfatase, coding for MKNLILSIFILAICISCGSKDKKDIALTGKEPKETPQTKKPNIIFLLADDMGYGELGSYGQKVIKTPFLDSLASEGMRFTDFYSGTSVCSPSRAVLMTGLHTGHVSIRGNKGEYPNKYDRVPLKKSEKTIGEMLQQSGYQTAMIGKWHLGVPEDVSTWAKGRGFTYAVQEQWGEDAKGNEIDERVHWVNNNQDSIFYNYNNYSCLDEFRTNFALEYLDKKEASKPFFLYMSYRTPHAHEFFLSKNDLYSDKIQEWPEIERRHAARITMLDTQIKRLFTKLKESGELENTLIVFSSDNGPTNENHHDYTFFNSSGNLNGYKRDVYEGGVRVPMIAYWKGKIKGGTTSNHPSTFYDVMPTLAEVAKAKVPNKTDGISFLPELLGKEQEKHSFLYWEIQEGRSVKGYRQATRFGNWKAVRYKDNYHTELYNLETDLFEKEDISAKHPEIVAKANKILKEQSVPIAHYPFSGGVFKN
- a CDS encoding sulfatase; the protein is MKRANIYKNTLLLATVTITGLVFTSCKNKPSQTVEVTVKEEVIKTEKPNIVLLFVDDYGWSDIGYRNQTFTTPNLDKFKKESLDFTRAYIPTPTCSPSRLSLLTGKEAIRLGMPRHISLDKNNPDAEYNLWPTDPVQMPSRNYLPLKEVTYAERLQELGYYNMFIGKWHLGHPGRYPKDQGFDAEYGTTNSGHPKSYYYPFFKPQDDPRGFLKSGVKKGDYLTDVLTDGAVNFIKDYDNKKPFMLSFWYYSVHGPSIGRKDLLKKFQDAGLEGKYAHHAAMVEAMDESVGRVRKALEEKGIADNTVIIVLSDQGGAYTNAPLSGGKKGGNTLGEGGARVPLLINYPGVTKANTETNVPVQSIDIYPTLIEIASGKKCEDNQINGVSLLPVLKGKTLEKRNLYFFRSYEDQYAAVMAGDFKLIKYHSGTYHLFNVAEDISEQDDLIGKGLQIEEELKNDLANWEKEAVPVYTK
- a CDS encoding Iota-carrageenase A2, whose translation is MMKNNLNSWVYYQAPKFNNLRVKSIFLGLLAAGFISCSNDDLQDPVSLDNSSALLDEGTSVKVLLLKEKDFYTPPTSYTVTKDLVTDYGVDKIFSTDDSQKFQKAIDDVSAKGGGKLLIPKGNYSVSNVKLKSNVHIIVSDEAVIRPSIRPNTDKNYAMFTFGKESDVIKNVSFSSASSNKFIVDLTKANNPNVAVFNFNNVDNFSISDFKILDKLTKFSSVTMGITKFNDKYFWPRNGVVKNANTLNSDYGYGLVQVQAAKNVLYKKLKGTGGVTLRLETGWTFMNDLQKGGVEDMFGENISCTNGNAAVMVSPHAMHNGKVYVNGITANSCGFAVRLEGGFVSKKYSTPGLTKGTFSNVTISNVKATYGNKEAQLKPKHYKYMPCNLRSLINENPIVAEGESYNGPSISAIVNTPNYTVNLDENSVEGIGFVEDYVIVTDEQAKTSEQCN